A single genomic interval of Macadamia integrifolia cultivar HAES 741 unplaced genomic scaffold, SCU_Mint_v3 scaffold1711, whole genome shotgun sequence harbors:
- the LOC122064667 gene encoding arabinogalactan protein 13-like, protein MEALKMRLFAVVILMVLAVSAVQNVAIAEAPTSAPTSDAVYNLRTKLR, encoded by the exons ATGGAGGCATTGAAGATGAGACTCTTCGCTGTTGTGATCCTCATGGTCTTGGCTGTCTCAGCGGTCCAGAATGTAGCAATAGCTGAAGCTCCAACATCGGCTCCCACTTCCGATGCGGTCTATAATCTACGAACTAAGCTCCG atga